One segment of Panicum virgatum strain AP13 chromosome 3K, P.virgatum_v5, whole genome shotgun sequence DNA contains the following:
- the LOC120697205 gene encoding respirasome Complex Assembly Factor 1-like has translation MAKARSSAKQSRAQAPAQQQNGAHALSSKLARYLDPEATWDKDQLLDAVHWIRQAVGLFCGLLWGAVPLVGAVWIALFMAISTGIIYWYYAYVLKIDEEEYGGHGALLQEGLFASFTLFLLSWTLVYSLAHF, from the exons atGGCCAAGGCCAGGTCGTCGGCGAAGCAGTCGCGCGCGCAGGCGCCGgcgcagcagcagaacggcgccCACGCGCTCTCCTCCAAGCTCGCCAGGTACCTCGACCCGGAGGCCACCTGGGACAAG GACCAGCTGCTGGACGCGGTGCACTGGATCCGCCAGGCGGTGGGGCTCTTCTGCGGCCTGCTCTGGGGAGCCGTCCCCCTCGTCGGCGCCGTGTGGATCGCGCT ATTTATGGCTATTTCGACAGGCATTATTTATTGGTACTACGCATACGTGTTGAAGATTGACGAGGAGGAATATGGAGGCCACGGGGCGCTACTTCAGGAGGGACTTTTTGCTTCTTTCACCCTTTTCCTG CTTTCGTGGACTCTAGTATACAGTTTGGCTCACTTTTGA
- the LOC120697203 gene encoding kinetochore protein SPC25 homolog isoform X1 yields MTSSAEQQMAAPVATAPGGGGTGRLDPQWRKAAVAALRGRMAAHRDGEAGYAALASARSLALQAFSRREQLKGLKDQLRGLQPQLAETLSVQLREESKGKLATESISDATARIKRLGNLVADLRDKRDEHTAVVSEQLQALETLEASSNEDAAVRDKIEEAIFWYEKFLGFKIVVGEEGVKFVLNKLDPQSPEKEYSLCINFDKDRYNCELKLLMRFCQLPLLIPHSPFFTFFFVTAVLQCDPHIKDVEKLVKDLNLSDNVVKFVRIIREKFQSSAMNGALPISPVVEPDVSAPPFPSPMVTSVGGRSEDVLKQSLPAKRGATALPATSPGSLRRSSRAKGVR; encoded by the exons ATGACGTCGTCGGCCGAGCAGCAGATGGCGGCCCCCGTCGCCACCGCGCCTGGCGGAGGTGGGACGGGACGGCTGGATCCGCAGTGGAggaaggcggcggtggcggcgctgcgggggCGGATGGCGGCGCATCGCGACGGGGAGGCGGGCTACGCCGCGCTAGCGTCCGCCCGATCGCTCGCCCTCCAGGCCTTCTCGCGCCGGG AGCAGCTCAAAGGACTCAAGGATCAGTTGCGCGGCCTCCAACCTCAGCTCGCCGAAACTCTCTCTG TTCAATTGCGCGAGGAATCAAAGGGCAAACTTGCCACCGAGTCGATTTCAGATGCCACTGCTAGGATCAAGCGGCTCGGTAACTTGGTTGCAGATCTGAGGGACAAGAGAGACGAACACACCGCAGTCGTATCCGAGCAACTTCAGG CTCTTGAAACACTTGAAGCAAGTAGTAATGAAGATGCAGCAGTGCGGGATAAGATCGAAGAAGCTATTTTCTGGTATGagaagtttcttggcttcaagATCGTCGTTGGAGAAGAAG GTGTGAAGTTTGTTCTCAACAAGCTTGATCCGCAAAGTCCAGAGAAGGAATACTCACTTTGCATAAATTTTGATAAAGATAGATATAACTGTGAGTTGAAGCTTCTCATGAGATTTTGTCAACTGCCTCTGTTGATACCTCATTCTCCatttttcacctttttttttgtcacaGCAGTGCTCCAATGTGATCCGCACATCAAAGATGTTGAGAAACTTGTGAAAGATTTGAATTTGAGTGATAATGTAGTCAAGTTTGTAAGGATCATCAGAGAGAAATTCCAGTCTTCTGCAATGAATG GGGCTCTTCCTATAAGCCCAGTTGTTGAACCAGATGTCTCTGCTCCACCGTTTCCATCTCCCATGGTGACTTCAGTTGGCGGCAGGAGTGAGGATGTTCTGAAGCAGTCTCTTCCTGCTAAGAGAGGAGCCACAGCCCTACCAGCAACATCTCCTGGCAGTTTGCGTCGTTCCTCACGTGCCAAG GGCGTGCGGTGA
- the LOC120697203 gene encoding kinetochore protein SPC25 homolog isoform X3, whose amino-acid sequence MTSSAEQQMAAPVATAPGGGGTGRLDPQWRKAAVAALRGRMAAHRDGEAGYAALASARSLALQAFSRREQLKGLKDQLRGLQPQLAETLSVQLREESKGKLATESISDATARIKRLGNLVADLRDKRDEHTAVVSEQLQALETLEASSNEDAAVRDKIEEAIFWYEKFLGFKIVVGEEGVKFVLNKLDPQSPEKEYSLCINFDKDRYNLLQCDPHIKDVEKLVKDLNLSDNVVKFVRIIREKFQSSAMNGALPISPVVEPDVSAPPFPSPMVTSVGGRSEDVLKQSLPAKRGATALPATSPGSLRRSSRAKGVR is encoded by the exons ATGACGTCGTCGGCCGAGCAGCAGATGGCGGCCCCCGTCGCCACCGCGCCTGGCGGAGGTGGGACGGGACGGCTGGATCCGCAGTGGAggaaggcggcggtggcggcgctgcgggggCGGATGGCGGCGCATCGCGACGGGGAGGCGGGCTACGCCGCGCTAGCGTCCGCCCGATCGCTCGCCCTCCAGGCCTTCTCGCGCCGGG AGCAGCTCAAAGGACTCAAGGATCAGTTGCGCGGCCTCCAACCTCAGCTCGCCGAAACTCTCTCTG TTCAATTGCGCGAGGAATCAAAGGGCAAACTTGCCACCGAGTCGATTTCAGATGCCACTGCTAGGATCAAGCGGCTCGGTAACTTGGTTGCAGATCTGAGGGACAAGAGAGACGAACACACCGCAGTCGTATCCGAGCAACTTCAGG CTCTTGAAACACTTGAAGCAAGTAGTAATGAAGATGCAGCAGTGCGGGATAAGATCGAAGAAGCTATTTTCTGGTATGagaagtttcttggcttcaagATCGTCGTTGGAGAAGAAG GTGTGAAGTTTGTTCTCAACAAGCTTGATCCGCAAAGTCCAGAGAAGGAATACTCACTTTGCATAAATTTTGATAAAGATAGATATAACT TGCTCCAATGTGATCCGCACATCAAAGATGTTGAGAAACTTGTGAAAGATTTGAATTTGAGTGATAATGTAGTCAAGTTTGTAAGGATCATCAGAGAGAAATTCCAGTCTTCTGCAATGAATG GGGCTCTTCCTATAAGCCCAGTTGTTGAACCAGATGTCTCTGCTCCACCGTTTCCATCTCCCATGGTGACTTCAGTTGGCGGCAGGAGTGAGGATGTTCTGAAGCAGTCTCTTCCTGCTAAGAGAGGAGCCACAGCCCTACCAGCAACATCTCCTGGCAGTTTGCGTCGTTCCTCACGTGCCAAG GGCGTGCGGTGA
- the LOC120697203 gene encoding kinetochore protein SPC25 homolog isoform X2, with translation MTSSAEQQMAAPVATAPGGGGTGRLDPQWRKAAVAALRGRMAAHRDGEAGYAALASARSLALQAFSRREQLKGLKDQLRGLQPQLAETLSVQLREESKGKLATESISDATARIKRLGNLVADLRDKRDEHTAVVSEQLQALETLEASSNEDAAVRDKIEEAIFWYEKFLGFKIVVGEEGVKFVLNKLDPQSPEKEYSLCINFDKDRYNSVLQCDPHIKDVEKLVKDLNLSDNVVKFVRIIREKFQSSAMNGALPISPVVEPDVSAPPFPSPMVTSVGGRSEDVLKQSLPAKRGATALPATSPGSLRRSSRAKGVR, from the exons ATGACGTCGTCGGCCGAGCAGCAGATGGCGGCCCCCGTCGCCACCGCGCCTGGCGGAGGTGGGACGGGACGGCTGGATCCGCAGTGGAggaaggcggcggtggcggcgctgcgggggCGGATGGCGGCGCATCGCGACGGGGAGGCGGGCTACGCCGCGCTAGCGTCCGCCCGATCGCTCGCCCTCCAGGCCTTCTCGCGCCGGG AGCAGCTCAAAGGACTCAAGGATCAGTTGCGCGGCCTCCAACCTCAGCTCGCCGAAACTCTCTCTG TTCAATTGCGCGAGGAATCAAAGGGCAAACTTGCCACCGAGTCGATTTCAGATGCCACTGCTAGGATCAAGCGGCTCGGTAACTTGGTTGCAGATCTGAGGGACAAGAGAGACGAACACACCGCAGTCGTATCCGAGCAACTTCAGG CTCTTGAAACACTTGAAGCAAGTAGTAATGAAGATGCAGCAGTGCGGGATAAGATCGAAGAAGCTATTTTCTGGTATGagaagtttcttggcttcaagATCGTCGTTGGAGAAGAAG GTGTGAAGTTTGTTCTCAACAAGCTTGATCCGCAAAGTCCAGAGAAGGAATACTCACTTTGCATAAATTTTGATAAAGATAGATATAACT CAGTGCTCCAATGTGATCCGCACATCAAAGATGTTGAGAAACTTGTGAAAGATTTGAATTTGAGTGATAATGTAGTCAAGTTTGTAAGGATCATCAGAGAGAAATTCCAGTCTTCTGCAATGAATG GGGCTCTTCCTATAAGCCCAGTTGTTGAACCAGATGTCTCTGCTCCACCGTTTCCATCTCCCATGGTGACTTCAGTTGGCGGCAGGAGTGAGGATGTTCTGAAGCAGTCTCTTCCTGCTAAGAGAGGAGCCACAGCCCTACCAGCAACATCTCCTGGCAGTTTGCGTCGTTCCTCACGTGCCAAG GGCGTGCGGTGA
- the LOC120697204 gene encoding PGR5-like protein 1B, chloroplastic, translating to MPDLVAFLLPSRRAPFPRNAFPPSPPPPPTPSRGEVSATGASAAAAVGLESMAAAAARVAHGSGRLSRPRPPRVGLRGAWAVAAAAAEGPSCLYVGPIETASQEKLEALYRQARDSYYSGRPLIVDDMFDKVELKLRLYGSKSVVKYPRCSLISQSTYADAEEDQSMFMALSSIWMLLLLFGTSAFLVPSLYTLSLAFGDAFGARYLLYGTKSLDAITRVNDLALVGLGYLVGYPIASASVGALRGLLSNNLVALKGSCPNCGEQVFAFVKTDRSIRAPHRAECHVCECPLEYRTKIEKSLSGPRGSWVYGRVYLVKQGHPRKRKWIKD from the exons ATGCCTGATTTGGTTGCCTTCCTGTTGCCCTCGCGCCGCGCTCCGTTCCCACGCAACGCATTCcccccgtcccccccccccccccccaccccaagcAGGGGAGAGGTATCCGCGACGGGAGCGAGCGCTGCCGCTGCCGTTGGGCTCGAATctatggccgccgccgccgcccgtgtgGCGCACGGGAGCGGCCGCCTcagccgcccgcgcccgccgcgggtGGGGCTGCGCGGCGCGTgggcggtggccgcggccgcggcggaggggccgTCCTGCCTCTACGTGGGGCCGATCGAAACCGCCAGCCAGGAGAAGCTGGAGGCGCTCTACCGCCAG GCCAGGGATTCCTACTACAGCGGTCGGCCATTGATCGTCGATGACATGTTTGACAAAGTTGAG TTGAAGCTCCGGCTGTATGGCTCCAAATCTGTTGTGAAATACCCCCGTTGCAGCCTCATAAGCCAGTCAACTTATGCCGACGCTGAG GAGGACCAATCAATGTTTATGGCATTATCAAGCATCTGGATGCTGCTGCTCCTGTTTGGCACCTCGGCCTTCCTGGTTCCAAGTCTCTACACCCTGAGCCTTGCATTCGGAGACGCATTCGGAGCAAGGTACCTCTTGTACGGTACAAAGTCCCTTGACGCTATAACAAGAGTCAATGACCTGGCTTTAGTTGGACTGGGCTACCTGGTTGGCTACCCCATTGCATCTGCTTCTG TTGGTGCACTGCGAGGCTTATTGTCAAATAATTTGGTTGCACTGAAAGGCTCCTGCCCAAATTGTGGTGAGCAG GTATTTGCATTTGTTAAGACTGATAGATCCATTCGAGCACCTCATAGAGCAGAATGTCATGTTTGTGAATGCCCATTGGAGTATCGCACTAAAATCGAG AAATCATTATCAGGGCCTAGAGGAAGCTGGGTCTACGGCCGAGTTTATCTAGTGAAGCAAGGGCATCCTAGGAAACGGAAATGGATAAAAGACTAG
- the LOC120697202 gene encoding receptor-like cytoplasmic kinase 176, whose product MGNCWGAKISSDSPSRGAFSPSSGATSKFASRNGAALSSSSSHASSASMLPTPRSEDEILEAANVKAFTFNELRTATRNFRPDSVLGEGGFGSVFKGWIDEKTLAPTRPGTGMVIAVKKLNQEGYQGHKEWLTEVNYLGTLSHPYLVRLVGYCLEDEQRLLVYEFMPRGSLENHLFRRSSHFQPLPWNLRMKIALVAAKGLAFLHSDNAKVIYRDFKTSNILLDANFNAKLSDFGLAKDGPTGDKSHVSTRVMGTHGYAAPEYLATGHLTAKSDVYSFGVVLLEMLSGRRALDKNRPHGEHNLVEWARPYLRSKRRIFRILDPRLGGQYSLARAQKAAALALQCLSVESRHRPSMDEVVTALEQLQDAKEGGHHYLQKRPSSRSLDSSGVKASMKGKPASSSRPV is encoded by the exons ATGGGGAACTGCTGGGGCGCCAAGATCAGCTCCGACAGCCCGTCGCGCGGCGCCTTCTCCCCATCATCAG GGGCAACTTCCAAGTTTGCCAGTAGGAATGGGGCCGCCCTGAGCAGCTCCAGCAGCCATGCGTCCTCGGCGTCAATGCTGCCAACCCCACGTAGCGAGGATGAGATTCTGGAGGCGGCAAACGTCAAGGCCTTTACCTTCAATGAGCTCAGGACTGCCACCAGAAACTTCAGACCGGACAGTGTGCTCGGCGAGGGTGGGTTTGGGTCGGTCTTCAAGGGTTGGATCGATGAGAAGACACTTGCCCCGACTAGACCAGGCACAGGGATGGTCATTGCTGTCAAGAAGCTGAACCAGGAAGGTTACCAGGGCCACAAGGAATGGCTG ACTGAGGTGAATTACCTTGGAACGTTGTCACACCCATATCTTGTACGGCTCGTTGGCTACTGTCTCGAAGATGAACAGCGGCTCCTTGTCTATGAGTTCATGCCACGCGGGAGTTTGGAGAATCATCTGTTCAGAA GGAGCTCCCATTTCCAGCCACTTCCCTGGAACCTACGAATGAAAATTGCCCTTGTTGCAGCTAAAGGTCTTGCCTTTCTCCACAGTGATAATGCTAAAGTCATCTACCGTGATTTCAAGACCTCTAATATTCTTCTAGATGCG AATTTCAATGCAAAGCTCTCTGATTTCGGGCTGGCGAAGGATGGTCCAACTGGCGACAAGAGTCATGTCTCCACCAGAGTGATGGGTACTCATGGGTATGCAGCTCCGGAATACCTTGCGACAG GTCATCTGACGGCCAAGAGTGACGTCTACAGCTTTGGAGTAGTACTCCTAGAAATGCTGTCAGGACGGCGCGCACTGGACAAGAACCGCCCGCATGGGGAGCACAACCTGGTGGAGTGGGCTAGGCCATACCTGAGAAGCAAGCGACGCATATTCCGTATCCTGGACCCCCGGCTGGGCGGGCAGTACTCCCTCGCTAGGGCACAGAAGGCTGCAGCTCTGGCACTGCAATGCCTCTCGGTGGAGTCCAGGCACAGGCCCAGCATGGATGAGGTGGTAACAGCGTTAGAACAGCTCCAGGACGCCAAGGAGGGAGGGCACCATTACCTACAAAAGAGGCCGAGCAGTCGGAGCTTGGACAGCAGTGGCGTGAAAGCGTCCATGAAGGGGAAGCCTGCCTCTTCTTCAAGACCAGTTTGA
- the LOC120701180 gene encoding dehydration-responsive element-binding protein 2C-like, which yields MDVVVQHQQQPRLPLPPFHQQAGVPVAAAGGGGGGRQPPPPPQQQQQQKGGGGRKCCPLRRSRKGCMKGKGGPENQRCPFRGVRQRTWGKWVAEIREPNRGARLWLGTFATALDAARAYDAAARALYGDCARLNLMPALPQASAAAANNCTVGIKASPAASPSSPGHHHQYYNYKQDEPVMMAAAAMTRSAPSSSADDASPNSNCCSNYSNSSSSAAATPTAAMQQMIADELAAAADHHHQQQQQQQAEADDFEDYVTRLPKAEDFGLGGFQEVPPEVFDEAAGAGMWDDTVAWPSPAMMLDYALQVVPL from the coding sequence ATGGATGTGGTGgtgcagcaccagcagcagccgcgGCTCCCGTTGCCGCCGTTTCACCAGCAGGCGGGTGTTCCtgtagcggcggcgggcgggggtggcggcggccggcagccgccgccgccgccgcagcagcagcagcagcagaagggcGGAGGCGGGCGCAAGTGCTGCCCGCTGCGGCGGTCGCGGAAGGGGTGCATGAAGGGGAAGGGCGGGCCGGAGAACCAGCGCTGCCCGTTCCGCGGCGTCCGGCAGCGGACCTGGGGCAAGTGGGTGGCCGAGATCCGCGAGCCCAACCGCGGCGCGCGCCTCTGGCTCGGCACCTTCGCCACCGCGCtcgacgccgcgcgcgcctacgacgccgccgccagggcGCTCTACGGGGACTGCGCCAGGCTCAACCTCATGCCCGCGCTCCCCcaggcatcggcggcggcggcgaacaatTGCACGGTGGGCATCAAGGCGTCCCCGGCGGCGTCCCCGTCCTCCCCTGGACACCACCACCAGTACTACAACTACAAGCAGGACGAGCCCGTGAtgatggccgccgcggcgatGACGCGCTCCGCTCCCAGCAGCTCCGCCGACGACGCCTCGCCCAACTCCAACTGCTGCTCCAACTACTCCAATTCCagttcctcggcggcggcgaccccgaCGGCGGCCATGCAGCAGATGATAGCGGacgagctggcggcggccgcggaccaccaccaccagcagcagcagcagcagcaggcggaggCGGACGACTTCGAGGACTACGTGACGCGGCTGCCCAAGGCGGAGGACTTCGGCCTCGGGGGCTTCCAGGAGGTGCCCCCCGAGGTGTTcgacgaggccgccggcgccggcatgtGGGACGACACCGTCGCCTGGCCGTCGCCGGCCATGATGCTCGACTACGCCCTGCAGGTCGTCCCTCTTTAA
- the LOC120697207 gene encoding replication protein A 70 kDa DNA-binding subunit C-like produces MGGGLEVDLSHGAVAALWMSLPSRCRPVLQVADVRHVPDGSGLSPAPVQRYRLDLSDGVHSQPGTLAASLNHLARDGTLRRGSVVQVLDFYCDYRRRTIIVIQLQILQPECALIGSLKLYEPTRKSGGFSTRSMRYAPRLDCEPYYGGQHIDQSGIASEAEERTNCLSHHGSFGGSSLPGSGTLCSLALLAEPASLAQDEARFTEIMEAVLRRKYLFKLRIKEETFNGEQHVKSNIVGVEKLDALDVSHHLLKEIDNRLNGLSCSAPEDASSDNSNVGGASLGAGQGMQTPSHAYDGYTTGMGGSGPVCQ; encoded by the exons ATGGGGGGAGGCCTGGAGGTCGACCTGTCGCACGGGGCCGTGGCGGCGCTGTGGATGTCGCTGCCGTCGAGGTGCCGCCCCGTGCTGCAGGTGGCGGACGTGCGCCACGTGCCGGACGGCAGCGGCCTCTCCCCTGCGCCGGTGCAGCGGTACCGCCTCGACCTCTCCGACGGCGTGCACTCGCAGCCCGGCACGCTCGCCGCCTCCCTCAACCACCTCGCCAGGGACGGGACCCTCCGCCGGGGATCCGTGGTTCAGGTCCTCGACTTCTACTGCGACTACCGCCGCAG GACCATCATCGTCATTCAGTTACAAATCCTGCAACCTGAGTGTGCTCTGATTGGGAGTCTCAAGCTCTATGAGCCAACAAGGAAATCTGGGGGGTTCAGCACTAGATCAATGAGATATGCTCCAAGGCTTGATTGTGAACCTTATTATGGAGGCCAACACATTGATCAGAGTGGTATTGCCTCAGAGGCTGAGGAAAGGACTAATTGCTTATCACATCACGGGTCTTTTGGTGGATCCAGTCTACCTGGTAGTGGCACGCTATGTTCTCTTGCTCTATTGGCAGAACCAGCTTCTTTGGCGCAAGATGAGGCGCGGTTCACGGAAATCATGGAAGCGGTCCTTAGGCGCAAATACCTATTCAAACTGAGAATCAAGGAGGAAACCTTTAATGGTGAGCAGCAcgtgaaatccaacattgttgGTGTTGAAAAGTTGGATGCGTTGGATGTGAGCCATCATCTCTTGAAAGAGATTGACAACCGTTTGAATGGCCTTTCATGCTCTGCTCCCGAGGACGCTTCGTCCGACAACTCAAATGTTGGTGGTGCCAGTTTGGGAGCCGGACAGGGCATGCAGACCCCCAGTCATGCCTATGATGGCTATACCACTGGTATGGGTGGTTCAGGTCCAGTCTGTCAGTAA